One Gossypium raimondii isolate GPD5lz chromosome 3, ASM2569854v1, whole genome shotgun sequence genomic window carries:
- the LOC105796384 gene encoding uncharacterized protein LOC105796384: MYNNLGAQPGVPRPPVNPQPAPFGNAFYGAGSGLIRGGLGAYGEKILGSSSEYVQSNISRYFSDPQYYFQVNDQYVRNKLKVVLLPFLHRGHWTRITEPVGGRLSYKPPIFDINAPDLYIPFMAFGTYVVLAGLSLGLQGKFSPEVLNWLFVKGLFGWFLQVMLLKVTLLSLGSGEAPLLDIMAYAGYTFTGLCLAVLGRIVWRYSYYFLMPWTCLCMGVFLVKTMKRVLFAEVRSYDSSKHHYLLLFIALVQFPLFTWLGNISVNWLF, translated from the exons ATGTACAATAACTTGGGAGCCCAGCCTGGGGTGCCTAGGCCGCCTGTAAATCCTCAACCAGCACCATTTGGTAATGCATTTTATGGTGCTGGTTCTGGTCTTATCCGAGGTGGTCTAGGTGCATATGGAGAGAAAATTTTGGGATCAAGTTCTGAGTATGTGCAAAGCAAT ATAAGTAGATACTTCTCTGATCCTCAATACTACTTTCAAGTGAATGATCAATATGTGAGAAACAAATTGAAGGTTGTTTTACTGCCATTTCTGCACAGG GGCCATTGGACAAGAATAACCGAGCCAGTAGGTGGTAGGCTTTCCTATAAACCCCCGATTTTTGACATAAATGCACCAGATTTATACATCCCATTTATGGCATTTGGTACCTACGTTGTTCTTGCTGGATTATCGCTTGGCCTTCAAGGAAA GTTTAGCCCCGAAGTACTCAACTGGTTGTTTGTTAAGGGATTATTTGGCTGGTTTCTGCAAGTCATGCTGCTGAAAGTAACATTACTATCATTAGGCAGTGGTGAGGCACCTTTGCTCGACATTATGGCATACGCAGGGTATACTTTCACGGGACTCTGTTTGGCTGTTCTAGGAAGGATCGTATGGAGATATTCATACTACTTTTTGATGCCTTGGACGTGCTTATGCATGGGAGTCTTCTTGGTAAAGACGATGAAACGAGTCCTCTTCGCGGAGGTTAGAAGTTACGATTCTAGCAAGCATCACTATCTTTTGCTCTTTATCGCCCTGGTTCAATTCCCGCTTTTCACATGGCTAGGTAACATTAGTGTTAACTGGCTTTTCTAA
- the LOC105796379 gene encoding RNA polymerase II C-terminal domain phosphatase-like 4 isoform X2, which yields MSFATDSPVHSSSSDDFAALIDAELEVGSSGSSPDEQDNEEEEVDADSDDDDSDDEEDDSNDDLNDHRNKRCKTEKLDDLEGPQGSTSQGLIEEKLEVSLNKDTCTHPGSFGQMCILCGQRVDDESGVTFGYIHKGLRLGNDEIVRLRSTDMKNLLRHKKLYLVLDLDHTLLNSTQLNHLTAEEEYLKGQSDSMQDVSKGSLFMLEFMHMMTKLRPFVRTFLKEASEMFEMYIYTMGDRPYALEMAKLLDPKKEYFNGRVISRDDGTQKHQKGLDVVLGQDSAVVILDDTENAWTKHKDNLILMERYHFFASSCRQFGFDCRSLSQLKSDESEPDGALASILKILRQIHHIFFDELDSDLASRDVRS from the exons ATGAGTTTTGCAACTGATTCCCCAGTGCACTCGTCTAGCAGTGACGATTTTGCTGCATTAATTGATGCGGAGCTTGAAGTTGGTTCTTCAGGCTCATCGCCAGATGAACAAGACAATGAAGAGGAAGAAGTTGATGCTGATAGTGATGATGACGACAGCGACGATGAAGAGGATGACAGTAATGATGACCTTAACGATCATAG GAACAAAAGGTGCAAGACCGAGAAGTTGGATGACCTAGAAGGACCTCAAGGGTCAACCTCTCAGGGTTTGATAGAAGAAAAGTTAG AAGTATCCTTGAACAAGGATACATGTACACATCCTGGTTCTTTTGGACAAATGTGCATCCTTTGTGGGCAAAGAGTGGATGATGAATCCGGTGTAACATTTGGTTATATACATAAG GGTTTAAGGCTCGGAAATGATGAAATTGTTCGATTACGCAGCACGGACATGAAAAATCTGTTACGTCATAAAAAGCTTTACTTAGTTCTTGATTTAGACCACACACTCCTTAATTCTACTCAACTCAATCACCTAACAGCTGAGGAAGAATATTTGAAGGGCCAATCTGATTCTATGCAAG ATGTTTCAAAGGGCAGCCTGTTCATGTTGGAATTTATGCATATGATGACCAAATTGAGGCCCTTTGTTCGTACATTTCTCAAAGAAGCAAGTGAGATGTTTGAGATGTACATTTATACAATGGGCGATCGACCCTATGCGCTAGAAATGGCTAAACTGCTTGATCCAAAAAAAGAGTACTTCAATGGCCGAGTGATTTCACGAGACGATGGCACCCAGAAACACCAAAAGGGTCTTGATGTGGTACTAGGGCAAGACAGTGCCGTCGTGATCCTGGACGATACAGAAAAT GCATGGACGAAGCATAAAGACAATCTGATACTGATGGAGAGATATCATTTCTTTGCTTCGAGTTGTCGCCAATTCGGCTTCGATTGCAGGTCTCTTTCTCAGTTGAAGAGTGACGAAAGTGAGCCCGATGGAGCACTTGCTTCCATTCTTAAAATACTTCGACAAATCCACCATATTTTCTTCGAT GAACTTGATTCCGATCTTGCTAGCCGAGATGTGAG GTCCTGA
- the LOC105796379 gene encoding RNA polymerase II C-terminal domain phosphatase-like 4 isoform X1: protein MSFATDSPVHSSSSDDFAALIDAELEVGSSGSSPDEQDNEEEEVDADSDDDDSDDEEDDSNDDLNDHRNKRCKTEKLDDLEGPQGSTSQGLIEEKLEVSLNKDTCTHPGSFGQMCILCGQRVDDESGVTFGYIHKGLRLGNDEIVRLRSTDMKNLLRHKKLYLVLDLDHTLLNSTQLNHLTAEEEYLKGQSDSMQDVSKGSLFMLEFMHMMTKLRPFVRTFLKEASEMFEMYIYTMGDRPYALEMAKLLDPKKEYFNGRVISRDDGTQKHQKGLDVVLGQDSAVVILDDTENAWTKHKDNLILMERYHFFASSCRQFGFDCRSLSQLKSDESEPDGALASILKILRQIHHIFFDELDSDLASRDVRQVLKTVRKEVLKDCKIVFSRVFPTKFQPENHLLWKMAEQLGATCSTETDSSVTHVVSMDAGTEKSRWAVKENKFLVHPRWIEAANFFWLKQPEEKFPVSQTKNQ from the exons ATGAGTTTTGCAACTGATTCCCCAGTGCACTCGTCTAGCAGTGACGATTTTGCTGCATTAATTGATGCGGAGCTTGAAGTTGGTTCTTCAGGCTCATCGCCAGATGAACAAGACAATGAAGAGGAAGAAGTTGATGCTGATAGTGATGATGACGACAGCGACGATGAAGAGGATGACAGTAATGATGACCTTAACGATCATAG GAACAAAAGGTGCAAGACCGAGAAGTTGGATGACCTAGAAGGACCTCAAGGGTCAACCTCTCAGGGTTTGATAGAAGAAAAGTTAG AAGTATCCTTGAACAAGGATACATGTACACATCCTGGTTCTTTTGGACAAATGTGCATCCTTTGTGGGCAAAGAGTGGATGATGAATCCGGTGTAACATTTGGTTATATACATAAG GGTTTAAGGCTCGGAAATGATGAAATTGTTCGATTACGCAGCACGGACATGAAAAATCTGTTACGTCATAAAAAGCTTTACTTAGTTCTTGATTTAGACCACACACTCCTTAATTCTACTCAACTCAATCACCTAACAGCTGAGGAAGAATATTTGAAGGGCCAATCTGATTCTATGCAAG ATGTTTCAAAGGGCAGCCTGTTCATGTTGGAATTTATGCATATGATGACCAAATTGAGGCCCTTTGTTCGTACATTTCTCAAAGAAGCAAGTGAGATGTTTGAGATGTACATTTATACAATGGGCGATCGACCCTATGCGCTAGAAATGGCTAAACTGCTTGATCCAAAAAAAGAGTACTTCAATGGCCGAGTGATTTCACGAGACGATGGCACCCAGAAACACCAAAAGGGTCTTGATGTGGTACTAGGGCAAGACAGTGCCGTCGTGATCCTGGACGATACAGAAAAT GCATGGACGAAGCATAAAGACAATCTGATACTGATGGAGAGATATCATTTCTTTGCTTCGAGTTGTCGCCAATTCGGCTTCGATTGCAGGTCTCTTTCTCAGTTGAAGAGTGACGAAAGTGAGCCCGATGGAGCACTTGCTTCCATTCTTAAAATACTTCGACAAATCCACCATATTTTCTTCGAT GAACTTGATTCCGATCTTGCTAGCCGAGATGTGAGGCAG GTCCTGAAAACAGTTCGTAAGGAAGTGTTGAAGGATTGCAAAATCGTTTTCAGCCGTGTTTTTCCCACGAAATTCCAGCCAGAGAATCATCTTCTATGGAAAATGGCAGAACAGTTAGGAGCTACGTGTTCGACCGAAACTGATTCTTCAGTAACACACGTCGTTTCAATGGATGCTGGAACGGAAAAGTCCCGTTGGGCTGTGAAAGAGAACAAGTTTTTGGTCCATCCGCGGTGGATAGAAGCTGCAAATTTCTTTTGGCTGAAACAACCCGAAGAAAAATTTCCAGTTAGCCAAACTAAGAATCAATGA
- the LOC105796386 gene encoding acetolactate synthase 2, chloroplastic produces MAATTANTPILKRSPLASSSKSSIPISKSVLHFRTIPRKLTPPRSLSVSSSLSQSNSTPGSTASSVAPTKAPTHDFISRYAPDEPRKGADILVEALEREGVKDVFAYPGGASLEIHQALTRSKLIRNVLPRHEQGGVFAAEGYARSSGLPGVCIATSGPGATNLVSGLADAMIDSIPLVAITGQVPRRMIGTDAFQETPIVEVTRSITKHNYLVLDIDDIPRIVSEAFFLATSGRPGPVLIDVPKDIQQQLAVPNWNQPLRLSGYMSRLPKEPNESLLEQIVRLVFESKKPVLYVGGGCLNSNEELKRFVELTGIPVTTTLMGLGSFPSPDPLSLQMLGMHGTVYANYAVDNSDLLLAFGVRFDDRVTGKLEAFASRAKIVHIDIDSAEIGKNKQPHVSVCSDVKLALKGINKILESKGAKVKLDYSAWRNELNEQKVKYPLNYKTFGEAIPPQYAIEVLDELTDGNAIISTGVGQHQMWAAQFYKYKKPRQWLTSGGLGAMGFGLPAAIGAAVANPGSVVVDIDGDGSFMMNVQELATIRVENLPIKILLLNNQHLGMVVQWEDRFYKANRAHTYLGNPSDESDIFPNMLKFAEACGIPAARVTKKEDLRQAIQKMLETPGPYLLDVIVPHQEHVLPMIPGGGAFKDVITDGDGRTKY; encoded by the coding sequence ATGGCGGCTACCACTGCAAATACACCAATACTCAAGCGTTCTCCTTTAGCTTCCTCCTCCAAATCTTCAATACCTATTTCCAAATCCGTCCTCCACTTTCGAACAATCCCTCGAAAGCTCACGCCGCCACGTTCCCTCTCCGTTTCCAGCTCTCTTTCACAATCAAATTCCACCCCCGGATCCACCGCCTCCTCCGTCGCCCCAACGAAGGCCCCTACCCATGATTTCATTTCCCGTTATGCCCCCGACGAGCCTCGAAAAGGCGCCGATATCCTCGTTGAAGCCCTTGAACGTGAAGGGGTCAAGGACGTATTTGCTTACCCAGGTGGAGCTTCACTGGAGATCCACCAAGCTTTAACACGATCCAAACTGATCCGAAATGTCCTTCCACGACACGAACAAGGTGGGGTTTTCGCCGCCGAGGGTTATGCTCGCTCCTCCGGCCTTCCCGGCGTTTGCATCGCAACTTCCGGCCCGGGAGCAACTAACTTAGTGAGCGGCCTAGCTGATGCGATGATCGATAGTATTCCTTTAGTAGCAATCACCGGCCAAGTCCCTCGGAGAATGATCGGCACTGATGCTTTCCAAGAAACTCCCATTGTTGAGGTAACAAGGTctattacaaaacataattatctTGTTCTTGATATAGATGATATACCTAGGATCGTTAGTGAAGCTTTCTTTTTAGCTACATCTGGCAGACCAGGTCCTGTTTTAATCGATGTACCTAAGGATATACAACAACAGCTTGCTGTTCCTAATTGGAACCAACCTTTAAGATTGTCTGGTTATATGTCTAGGTTGCCTAAAGAACCCAATGAATCCCTTTTAGAACAGATTGTGAGGTTAGTTTTTGAATCTAAGAAACCTGTTTTGTATGTTGGTGGTGGCTGTTTGAACTCTAATGAAGAGTTGAAGAGATTTGTTGAGCTTACGGGAATACCCGTCACGACTACCTTAATGGGTCTTGGCTCGTTTCCGAGTCCGGATCCATTATCGTTACAAATGCTCGGAATGCATGGAACTGTGTATGCTAACTATGCTGTTGATAATAGTGATCTTTTACTTGCTTTTGGTGTTCGGTTTGATGATCGGGTAACCGGGAAACTCGAGGCTTTTGCCAGCCGAGCGAAGATCGTGCATATCGATATTGATTCAGCTGAGATCGGGAAGAATAAACAGCCTCATGTATCGGTTTGTTCGGATGTTAAATTGGCGTTGAAAGGGATAAATAAGATATTGGAGAGTAAAGGAGCTAAGGTGAAACTCGATTATTCTGCATGGAGGAATGAGTTAAATGAGCAAAAGGTGAAATACCCTTTGAATTATAAGACCTTTGGTGAAGCAATTCCGCCTCAATACGCAATTGAGGTTCTCGATGAATTAACTGATGGCAATGCGATTATAAGTACCGGTGTCGGTCAACATCAAATGTGGGCTGCTCAGTTTTATAAGTACAAAAAGCCTCGTCAATGGTTAACATCTGGAGGCTTAGGGGCAATGGGATTCGGATTACCTGCTGCCATTGGAGCTGCCGTTGCAAATCCCGGGTCTGTTGTTGTAGACATCGACGGTGACGGAAGTTTCATGATGAACGTCCAAGAATTAGCAACAATCCGTGTAGAGAATCTTCCCATCAAGATACTATTGTTAAATAATCAACATTTAGGCATGGTTGTTCAATGGGAGGATCGGTTTTACAAGGCAAACCGAGCTCATACATATTTAGGCAACCCATCCGACGAGTCTGATATATTCCCAAACATGTTGAAATTCGCCGAGGCATGCGGAATACCCGCTGCTCGTGTGACGAAGAAGGAAGATCTCCGTCAGGCGATTCAGAAAATGTTGGAAACACCTGGACCGTACTTGTTAGATGTAATCGTACCGCATCAAGAACACGTCTTGCCTATGATCCCTGGTGGAGGGGCATTCAAAGATGTGATCACGGATGGTGATGGAAGaacaaaatattga
- the LOC128039697 gene encoding acetolactate synthase 1, chloroplastic-like — translation MKMPLRKPSSTMAATAKEVTPTISPSSDLVSRYAPEESRKGADIIVEALEREGVKHVFAYPGEASVEIHQALTRSNVIRNVLPRHEQGGVFAAEGYARSSGLPGVCIATSGPGATNLVSGLADAMIDSIPLVAITGQVPRRMIGTDAFQETLIVEVTRSITKHNYLVLDIDDIPRIVSEAFFLATSGRPGPVLIDVPKDIQEQLAVPNWNQPFRLSG, via the coding sequence ATGAAAATGCCTCTTCGCAAGCCCTCATCGACCATGGCGGCAACCGCCAAGGAGGTCACCCCGACGATATCCCCTTCCAGTGACTTAGTTTCCCGTTATGCCCCTGAAGAGTCCCGAAAAGGCGCTGATATCATCGTGGAAGCACTCGAACGTGAAGGGGTCAAGCACGTGTTTGCTTACCCGGGTGAAGCTTCAGTGGAGATCCACCAAGCTTTAACCCGGTCTAATGTAATCCGAAATGTCCTTCCACGACACGAACAAGGTGGGGTCTTCGCCGCAGAGGGTTATGCTCGCTCCTCCGGCCTTCCCGGCGTTTGCATCGCAACTTCCGGTCCGGGAGCAACTAACTTAGTGAGCGGCCTAGCTGATGCGATGATCGATAGTATTCCTTTAGTAGCAATCACCGGCCAAGTCCCTCGGAGAATGATCGGCACTGATGCTTTCCAAGAAACTCTCATTGTTGAGGTAACAAGGTctattacaaaacataattatctTGTTCTTGATATAGATGATATACCTAGGATCGTTAGTGAAGCTTTCTTTTTAGCTACATCTGGCAGACCAGGCCCTGTATTGATTGATGTACCTAAGGATATACAGGAACAACTTGCTGTTCCTAATTGGAACCAGCCTTTTAGATTGTCTGGTTAG